The following coding sequences are from one Nicotiana tomentosiformis chromosome 3, ASM39032v3, whole genome shotgun sequence window:
- the LOC138907650 gene encoding uncharacterized protein, translating into MEEDAENFMAKCDKCQRYGNNIHRPTELLHTVIFPWLFMKWGMDIAGPLPQAKGKIKRITSSPYHLVDNGQAESTNKVIINNLKKRLEESKGKWPEALPGVLWAYQTIAKTGTGETPFSLVYGAEALILVEIGNGPNRRNNQVLEISYFKALTLGGL; encoded by the exons AtggaagaagatgcagaaaattTTATGGCAAAGTGTGATAAATGTCAACGATATGGCAATAACATACATCGCCCAACAGAGCTATTACATACAGTTATTTTCCCATGGCtattcatgaagtgggggatggatatcgcgGGACCATTGccacaagctaaaggaaag ATCAAACGAATAACTTCCTCACCTTATCACCTCGTGGACAATGGACAAGCTGAATCAACAAACAAGGTTATTATTAATAATTTGAAAAAGAGATTAGAGGAATCAAAAGGCAAGTGGCCTGAGGCGTTACCAGGAGTATTATGGGCTTATCAAACGATAGCAAAGACAGGCACGGGAGAGACTCCATTTTCACTTGTTTATGGTGCTGAAGCCTTAATTCTAGTTGAAATAG gaaaTGGACCAAACAGAAGGAATAATCAAGTGCttgagatttcatacttcaaagctctaacACTTGGGGGACTGTAG